A stretch of bacterium DNA encodes these proteins:
- the nrdR gene encoding transcriptional regulator NrdR, translating to MRCPFCSHLEDRVVDSRTGKNGEIIRRRRACLKCQRRFTTYERVEEVLPTVVKKDGRREPFDRQKILAGIQKACQKRPVSAAAIEAIVQEIENELLELGEKEIPGAWIGQRVMVRLQALDDVAYVRFASVYRQFKDISEFMDELKGLLDHKAPPAPPPRPAR from the coding sequence GTGCGCTGCCCGTTCTGCTCGCACCTGGAGGACCGGGTCGTCGACTCGCGCACGGGCAAGAACGGCGAGATCATCCGCCGCCGCCGCGCCTGCCTCAAGTGCCAGCGCCGCTTCACCACGTACGAGCGGGTGGAGGAGGTGCTGCCGACGGTCGTCAAGAAGGACGGGCGCCGCGAGCCCTTCGACCGCCAGAAGATCCTCGCCGGCATCCAGAAGGCCTGCCAGAAACGCCCGGTGAGCGCCGCGGCGATCGAGGCCATCGTCCAGGAGATCGAGAACGAGCTGCTCGAGCTGGGCGAGAAGGAGATCCCCGGGGCCTGGATCGGCCAGCGCGTCATGGTGCGCCTGCAGGCGCTCGACGACGTGGCCTACGTGCGTTTCGCCTCCGTCTACCGGCAGTTCAAGGACATCTCCGAGTTCATGGACGAGCTCAAGGGCCTGCTCGACCACAAGGCGCCGCCCGCGCCGCCGCCGCGCCCCGCCCGATGA
- a CDS encoding dCMP deaminase family protein: MPTEPPAPPRRPAWDEYFMEITRLVATRSTCLRRRVGAVLVREKRILSTGYNGAPRGLRHCLEIGCLREQRGVPSGERHELCRALHAEQNAIIQAALHGVSVDGATLYCTAQPCVICSKMLINSGIRSVVFAEGYPDELSRELLEEAGVALHRGGAPEE; the protein is encoded by the coding sequence ATGCCGACTGAGCCGCCCGCCCCGCCCCGCCGTCCCGCCTGGGACGAGTACTTCATGGAGATCACCCGGCTGGTGGCGACCCGCTCCACCTGCCTGCGCCGCCGGGTGGGCGCCGTGCTCGTGCGCGAGAAGCGCATCCTCTCGACCGGCTACAACGGCGCGCCGCGCGGCCTGCGCCACTGCCTGGAGATCGGCTGCCTGCGCGAGCAGCGCGGCGTGCCCTCCGGGGAGCGCCACGAGCTGTGCCGCGCGCTGCACGCCGAGCAGAACGCGATCATCCAGGCCGCGCTCCACGGCGTGAGCGTCGACGGCGCCACGCTGTACTGCACCGCGCAGCCCTGCGTCATCTGCTCGAAGATGCTCATCAACTCCGGGATCCGCTCGGTGGTCTTCGCCGAGGGGTACCCCGACGAGCTCTCGCGCGAGTTGCTCGAGGAGGCGGGCGTGGCGCTCCACCGCGGCGGCGCGCCGGAGGAGTAG
- the glyA gene encoding serine hydroxymethyltransferase, giving the protein MHGGPHSWYGNKSCGGAGPRPRGGRRTTMKHLRAIDPEIARAIQLETRRQSDKLELIASENFVSEAVLEAQDSTLTNKYAEGYPGRRYYGGCEFVDVAERLAIDRARLLFGADHANVQPHSGTQANMQAYFSLLEPGDTILGLNLAHGGHLSHGHPVNFSGRYFTTAFYGVERESGTIDYDRLAAVARETRPRLIVAGASAYPRTLDFARFAAVAEEVGALLMADMAHIAGLVAAGLHPSPVPHAAIVTSTTHKTLRGPRGGLILCREPYARAVDKNVFPGFQGGPLMHVVAAKAVAFHEALQPAFRDYQAQILANARALAGELVRLGFQLVSGGTDTHLMLLDLAPLGITGKDAETWLDEAGITVNKNAIPYDPQPPAVTSGIRIGTPALTTRGMREPQMRAIAGMIHRILDARGEAAVVREVHAAVAELTAGFPLYAERLASYAD; this is encoded by the coding sequence ATGCACGGCGGACCGCATTCGTGGTATGGTAACAAGTCCTGCGGAGGCGCCGGGCCGCGCCCCAGGGGAGGGAGACGAACGACGATGAAGCACCTGCGTGCCATCGACCCGGAGATCGCCCGGGCGATCCAGCTGGAGACGCGCCGCCAGAGCGACAAGCTCGAGCTGATCGCGTCCGAGAACTTCGTGAGCGAGGCCGTCCTGGAGGCCCAGGACTCGACGCTGACCAACAAGTACGCCGAGGGGTACCCCGGCCGCCGCTACTACGGCGGCTGCGAGTTCGTGGACGTCGCCGAGCGTCTCGCCATCGACCGCGCCCGCCTGCTCTTCGGCGCGGACCACGCCAACGTGCAGCCGCACTCGGGAACGCAGGCCAACATGCAGGCCTACTTCTCGCTGCTCGAGCCGGGCGACACGATCCTGGGCCTGAACCTCGCGCACGGCGGGCACCTCTCGCACGGCCATCCCGTGAACTTCTCGGGGCGGTACTTCACGACGGCCTTCTACGGCGTGGAGCGCGAAAGCGGCACGATCGACTACGACCGGCTGGCCGCGGTCGCCCGCGAGACCCGGCCGCGCCTCATCGTCGCCGGCGCCAGCGCCTACCCGCGCACCCTGGACTTCGCCCGCTTTGCGGCCGTCGCGGAGGAGGTCGGCGCCCTGCTCATGGCGGACATGGCCCACATCGCCGGCCTCGTGGCCGCCGGCCTGCACCCCTCGCCGGTGCCGCACGCGGCGATCGTCACGAGCACGACGCACAAGACCCTGCGCGGCCCGCGCGGCGGCCTCATCCTCTGCCGCGAGCCCTACGCCCGCGCGGTCGACAAGAACGTCTTCCCGGGCTTCCAGGGCGGGCCGCTGATGCACGTCGTCGCGGCCAAGGCCGTCGCGTTCCACGAGGCGCTCCAGCCCGCCTTCCGCGACTACCAGGCCCAGATCCTCGCCAATGCCCGGGCGCTCGCCGGCGAACTCGTCCGGCTCGGCTTCCAGCTGGTCTCGGGGGGCACCGACACGCACCTGATGCTCCTGGACCTCGCGCCGCTGGGCATCACCGGCAAGGACGCCGAGACCTGGCTCGACGAGGCCGGCATCACCGTCAACAAGAACGCCATCCCCTACGACCCGCAGCCGCCGGCGGTGACCAGCGGCATCCGCATCGGCACGCCCGCGCTGACGACCCGCGGGATGCGCGAGCCGCAGATGCGCGCGATCGCGGGCATGATCCACCGCATCCTCGACGCCCGCGGCGAGGCCGCGGTCGTGCGCGAGGTGCACGCGGCGGTCGCGGAGCTCACGGCAGGCTTCCCGCTCTACGCCGAGCGGCTCGCCTCCTATGCCGACTGA